From Arvicanthis niloticus isolate mArvNil1 chromosome 22, mArvNil1.pat.X, whole genome shotgun sequence, the proteins below share one genomic window:
- the LOC143435924 gene encoding uncharacterized protein LOC143435924, producing MQVTRAVPWGPGSPPRGREGHRSSPETLGRTPPHAIRDACAKPGPVRRARCAAALTGPARPRAPPAAAAAAAAAATASVPRLRESRTNSPAAAASALMSPRTLRARPRVIAASRRARPAGPPKSGELR from the coding sequence ATGCAGGTTACGCGGGCCGTGCCGTGGGGCCCCGGCAGCCCGCCTCGCGGCCGCGAAGGACACCGGTCCTCACCTGAGACGCTAGGCCGCACGCCGCCGCACGCTATCCGGGACGCCTGCGCCAAGCCGGGGCCCGTCCGACGCGCCCGCTGCGCCGCTGCGCTCACAGGCCCCGCTCGCCCGCGGGCACCGCCGGCAGCCGCCGCCGCAGCCGCAGCCGCCGCCACTGCTTCGGTTCCTCGGCTGCGGGAGAGCAGAACAAACAGCCCTGCCGCCGCCGCCAGCGCACTGATGTCACCACGCACGCTGCGCGCGCGGCCCCGCGTCATCGCCGCCTCCCGGCGTGCGCGTCCTGCGGGTCCTCCCAAGTCCGGAGAGCTTCGTTAG